A window of Babylonia areolata isolate BAREFJ2019XMU chromosome 2, ASM4173473v1, whole genome shotgun sequence contains these coding sequences:
- the LOC143300773 gene encoding hypoxanthine-guanine phosphoribosyltransferase-like isoform X1, protein MAHQNFIKISDDDKGYPLSTFCVPRHYEDDLEHVLIPAGLIHDRIERMARDILSDFEHEAIVGLCVLKGGYKFFTDLLDKIKIINRNSGHSVPMSVDFIRLKSYQSGVMKNDQSSGSIDVIGGDNLQSLKGKNVLVVEDIIDTGKTMQQLLRLLNAVQPKSVKVASLLVKRTERSTGYRPDYIGFEIPDRFVVGYALDYNEYFRDLNHIGVINEVGKKKYAV, encoded by the exons ATGGCTCATCAGAATTTTATAAAG atcagtgatgatgataagggCTACCCCCTCAGCACATTCTGTGTGCCCAGGCACTATGAAGATGACTTGGAGCATGTCCTGATTCCTGCAGGACTTATACATGACAG AATAGAACGTATGGCTCGTGATATACTCAGTGACTTTGAACATGAAGCCATCGTTGGACTCTGCGTTTTGAAAGGAGGATACAAGTTTTTCACTGACCTTTTAGATAAAATCAAAATTATCAATCGCAACAGTGGCCATTCTGTTCCCATGTCTGTTGATTTCATCCGTCTTAAAAGTTATCAG AGTGGAGTCATGAAG AATGACCAGTCCTCTGGTTCCATTGATGTAATTGGTGGAGACAACCTGCAATCTCTAAAGGGGAAG AACGTACTGGTGGTGGAGGACATCATTGACACGGGGAAGACCATGCAGCAGCTGTTACGCCTGCTGAATGCTGTGCAGCCCAAGAGCGTCAAGGTGGCCAG TCTCTTGgtgaaaagaacagagagaagcACGGGCTATAGACCTGATT ACATTGGGTTTGAGATTCCGGATAGATTTGTTGTGGGCTACGCCTTGGACTACAATGAGTACTTCAGGGACCTGAAT CACATTGGTGTCATAAATGAAGTCGGGAAGAAGAAGTATGCTGTCTAG
- the LOC143300773 gene encoding hypoxanthine-guanine phosphoribosyltransferase-like isoform X2 — protein MAHQNFIKISDDDKGYPLSTFCVPRHYEDDLEHVLIPAGLIHDRIERMARDILSDFEHEAIVGLCVLKGGYKFFTDLLDKIKIINRNSGHSVPMSVDFIRLKSYQNDQSSGSIDVIGGDNLQSLKGKNVLVVEDIIDTGKTMQQLLRLLNAVQPKSVKVASLLVKRTERSTGYRPDYIGFEIPDRFVVGYALDYNEYFRDLNHIGVINEVGKKKYAV, from the exons ATGGCTCATCAGAATTTTATAAAG atcagtgatgatgataagggCTACCCCCTCAGCACATTCTGTGTGCCCAGGCACTATGAAGATGACTTGGAGCATGTCCTGATTCCTGCAGGACTTATACATGACAG AATAGAACGTATGGCTCGTGATATACTCAGTGACTTTGAACATGAAGCCATCGTTGGACTCTGCGTTTTGAAAGGAGGATACAAGTTTTTCACTGACCTTTTAGATAAAATCAAAATTATCAATCGCAACAGTGGCCATTCTGTTCCCATGTCTGTTGATTTCATCCGTCTTAAAAGTTATCAG AATGACCAGTCCTCTGGTTCCATTGATGTAATTGGTGGAGACAACCTGCAATCTCTAAAGGGGAAG AACGTACTGGTGGTGGAGGACATCATTGACACGGGGAAGACCATGCAGCAGCTGTTACGCCTGCTGAATGCTGTGCAGCCCAAGAGCGTCAAGGTGGCCAG TCTCTTGgtgaaaagaacagagagaagcACGGGCTATAGACCTGATT ACATTGGGTTTGAGATTCCGGATAGATTTGTTGTGGGCTACGCCTTGGACTACAATGAGTACTTCAGGGACCTGAAT CACATTGGTGTCATAAATGAAGTCGGGAAGAAGAAGTATGCTGTCTAG